Sequence from the Amycolatopsis sp. NBC_00345 genome:
GTCGAAGTAGGCGTCCAGGTTGGGGATCAGCACCGCGTTGCCCGCGGCGTCGTACTGCAGGATCGGCACCGGCGGCTGGAACGCGTCGAAGGTGTTCGTGCTGTCCTTCTTGAACTGCTGCCAGTTGTTCGGGTTGGTGATGTTGAAGAAGGTGTTCACCAGCCGGTTGACGATGTCCGAATTGGACGGCACCGTCAGGTTGCGTGAGTTGATCTGGAGGTTCTTGCCGAAGTCCAGCCCGATCGTGAGCGGGTCGTCGACCACGACCGCACCCAGCTCGTACGGCGCGATCCCGTCCACGAACGCGTACAGGCCCGGCTGGGTCAGCTGGATCTGGGACTCGCCCCAGAACGCCTCCTTGGGCATCCACGGGAAGCCGCCCGCGCCCTCGGGCGCGATGAGGCCCATCGGCATCCGGAGGCCCTGCGACTCGTTCGGGTCGACCTTGAACTTGACCGTGACGCCCGGCCCGGTCGTCGCGAAGTCCTTGAGCTCGTTGAGGGCGCCCTGCAGGTCCAGGCCGACCGGCAGCGAGTTCAAGCTGATCGGCTGGTCCGCCGGGAGCGTGGAGATCTCCTGGGCGAACTGGCCCATCAGCCCTTCGGCCTTCATCGCCGCCGGCGCGGCCTTCGGGTTGGACTTGGCGATGGACTGCACCGACGACAGCGTGCTGTCGAGGTTCAGCGCCTTCCACAGGTTCCCGCCGAGGCTGCCCAGTGTCTGGTTGAGCAGGTTCCCGCCCAGGTCCGTGACCGCCCCGCCGAGATCCGCGTTCAGCAGGCTGCCGGCCAGTGACCCGTCCAGCAGGCCGCCGGCGGACCCGTTGGTCAGCGTGCCCAGCCGCGGCAGCTCGGCGACCGCGAGGGACTGGTCGCCGAACAGGTTCAGACCGGAGTCGAACCACTTGCCGTTGTCGTCCTTGATGTGGAAGGTGATCGGCAGCGGACCGACGCCGACCGGCTGCTGGGCCATGGCCGGCACGCCGGACATCGTCGTCGCGCCGACCGTCGCGATCACCAGCGGGATCGCTATCCTGAGACGGTTGCGCCGCCTTCGGGCTCCGGGGGGAGCTTCTGGGGACATGTGCTTCCTTTCTCTATCCGTGCGATCGATCGACCGCGAACGGACTGCGTCCGGTCGAACACAAGCCTCGACGAAAACGCCGAAACAGCGCCCGTGACCTTTGCCGGTGAATCCGGCACCAAACAACTCCTGCCCGAATTGATCGGACGCGCAGAAGTACACCACGGCGCCTGCCGGCACGGAAGGTGTGCAAGTAAATCGGCGGTAACAGACGGCGCACCGGACCTATTTTCGTACGTGAGATAATGCATCTTCTATAACTCTATTTCCGACCGGATTAAATAGGTTCCACCGACCGCGATTAATCTGCCGTCAACCGCACCGGAGCGCACATTTACGACCGCTCAGAGATCGAGGACCAGCCGTTTGCCGCAGGCCCGGGACACACAGATCATCATCGTGTCGCCCGCGGCCTGCTCGTCCGCGGTGAGCACCGAGTCGCGGTGGTCGGGGACGCCCTCCAGCACCGGCGTTTCGCAGGTACCGCACGTTCCCTGCCGGCACGAGGAGAACACCGGCATCCCGATGTCCTCACAGACCTCCAGGATCGATTTCCCCGGCGGCACGGTCACCGTCACCCCCGACCGCGCGAGCTCGACGTCGAACCGGCCGCGGGGGCCCGAATCCGCGCCCTCGGCCGGCGCGAACCGTTCGACGTGCAGCGCGCCCTGAGGCCAGGCGTGGCAACGCTGTTCCACCGCGGCCATCAGCGGCTCCGGGCCGCAGCAGTAGACCGCGGTGTCCTCCTCCGGATACCCGAGCAGGTCGTCGAGATCCAGCGGACCGGCCTCGTTCTGCGGCCGGAGCACCACCCGGTCGCCGTACTTCCGGCTCAGCTCCGGGCCGAACGCCATCGACGAACGGGCCCGTCCGCCGTAGCACAGCTCCCAGTCGGCGCCCCGTTCGTCGGCCTCCGCGATCATCGGCACGATCGGGGTGATGCCGATGCCGCCGGCGATGAACAGGTATCGCGCGGCGTCCACGAGCTTGAAGTGGTTGCGCGGCCCGCGAATCCGGAGCCGGTCGCCGTCGAAGAGCTCGTTGTGCACGAACGCGGAACCGCCGCGGCCGTCGCGTTCCCGCAGCACGGCGATCTCCAGCACCGACCGGTCGCGCGGGTCACCGCACAACGAGTACTGCCGCACCAGGTCGGGGCGCAGGACCAGATCGATGTGCGCACCCGGCTCCCACGCCGGCAACGCTTCCCCCTCGGGGTGGCGCAGTGTCAGCCGGACCACGTTGTCGGCGATGGATTCCTTGCGTGCCAGCAAAACCTCGAGGTGAACCTCAGTGCCGGGAAGGGTGTTCAGGGTCATAACACTCCCACTCGTCGCGTCCTTCCCCAGCAGTCAAAGGGGACCGTGGTACGGATGGATGGCGGAAACGTCAATTCCCCGTGTCGAAACTTTCACGACTCACGGATCGGACGGTGAAACGGCCTGCGCATACTCGGCCGGGAGGTGACCGCACACTACTGCGTTTGCGAGAAGCCGTCCAGACCGGACACAAATACCGTCCACCGGTCCGGCGGGGAAATGGCGCTGTCGCGCAGGTCGGGAACACCGGAAAGCACGCGGTTCCGGCACCGGCCGGTCGTTGTTTGTGCCGACGGCAAAGGAGACGGGCGGTGCGGCATCGGCGCTACCCCAAGGCGAACTGGACGGAGATCCCGGCCCCGTGCTGCTCCGGCCAGGTCCGGATCAGCTCGTAGTGCTGCGCCGGCCACCCGGCGATGATGATGTTCAGGCCACGCCCCACCTGTGCCAGCAGGCGCGCCACGAAATCGGTCGCCTGCCTGGCGTCGAACGATCCTCGCCTGGCCTGGAACTGCACCACTCCCCGGTTCGACCACGCGACCAGCACGTTGACCTCGCCGAAGTAGTCACGGAAGCCGGACATCAGGTTCTGCCCGTTCGTCACCGGCATCGGCTTGGCCCCCGGCGGCGTGTGCGGCCGGGTCCAGGCCAGCCACATGACCGCGCCGTCCACGATCCACCCGTTCCCCCGGAAGTCCTGCATCCGGGTGCGCGGCACCGGGGAAGCGGACCGGCCGCGTTTCGCGTCGAGCGCCCGGCGGTCCTCGATCAGGCCCCACCGGATCAGGTACTTCGACGCGGTGGCCGGGCTGAGCAGGATCCGGAACTCCCGGTTGACCAGTTCCACGATCGCCTGCGCGTTCCACAGCCGGTGCGGCAGGCCGAGGTCGTCCGGGGTGTTCCCCACGACGGTCCGCACGGTCCACGCCTGCTGCGCGGGCGAAAGCGCGAGCTGCTCGCCGGGACGACGGCCGCGGCGGGCCGGCCGGAAGGACGCGTCGCCCATCGACTCGTGGGCCGCCACCCAGGCGCCGACCGTTTTCCTGGATACGCCGAAGAGGCGCGCGACCTCGGTCCGGGAGACCCCGGACGCCACGGCGGCGACCGCCCGGCGGCGCAGCACTTCCAGCGCCTCGGCGGAAAGGCTGCGCGCGTCCCTGGCGTTCATGGATTCCCTGCTCCAGCCATACGATCCATACCTCCGGGTCATCGTCGGCCAGTGAAGGTGCAGCAAAGGAAGGCCGCCAGCGAAATCCGGCCGAGCACGGATCAGCGGCGGCGAGGACGCGACGCCAGCCTGCGCACGAGTTGCGCGCTGACGATCGTCAAGGCCAGCACGGCGAGCAACACCGGTTGCGACAGGGTGTCCCGATCGGCCGGGAGCGCCGAGGCCGAACCGGCGGCCCGGGACGCCCCGGCGAGCGCCGGCTCTCCGGCGGCGACGGGCGAGCCCGGCTGCGGGACGCTGACGGTGCTGAGGTCCAAAGCCGCCCCACTCAAGGACAATCCGGGAATCCGCTCGCCGAACACCGCGCCGCGCGCCGGTCCGTCCGGCTCGGCCGCACCCGGGTCCGGCGCGCCGCCCGGCACCGGGGAGGGGCCGCCTGGCTCTTCCGGCGGGGGCGGCCGGTCCGGGCCGGCCGGGGTGGTGACCCGCACCAGGATCCCGCAGAGCGAGTCCAGCGCACCGGTCACGGCCGGCGTCAGCTGCTCCAGCACCGGCCCGGCCACCGGAATCTCACCGAGCCGGGCGATCACGGCGTCCGCGATCCGGTTCCCCGGAATCTCGTGCTGTCCCACGGAAAGAGTGCCGAGGTGGATCGGCCCGGAGTTCTGCCACGCCTGCCGGAGGGGCCCGGTCAGGAGGCCGAGCGGGTCCAGCCCGGCGAGCGCGCCGGTGACGGGCTCGACGACCGCCGACGGGTCCAGCACCACTTCCTGGCCCGGTATGCCGTCCACGACCGCCGAACAGCTCGGGGCTTCCACCGTCTCGGCCGCGGCGGCCTGCGGTGCGGCCGCCAGGCAGGCGACCACACCAGCCCCGGCGGCGAATAAATGCCGAGCCGGCCTGGTGCGGTATCTCCTGGTGGTCACCGGGGACGCGGTGCCTTGGCGCTCGCCGCGGGTCATCGGGCCACGATGTCCGGGGTGTCGAGCTGCCATCGGGCGAGCGCTTCCCGATACATCGGCGGCCAGCTGTACACGAGAAGGCCGACATCGGCGGCGAGCTGGACCCGGAGCCGGTGCCGGAACTGCGTCAGCTGGTCCGCGGTGAACGGCTGCTCGCTCGCCAGGAAGAACAGCATGCCGCGGCTGGTGACCGCGACGAGCGCGTTGACCCGCTCGGCCGCACCCGGTGGAAGCGGCCGGACCCAGCCGAGCAGCAGGGTTTCGGAACGGCGCGGGTGGGCGGCCGCGGCGGCGCGGTCGAAGAGCTCCCAGCGCTCGAGGTACTGGTCGATCGTGCTGCCGCTGAGCGAGATGCCGAACTGCCGCCGGACGAGTTCGGCGACCGCGCGTCTCGTCCACAGCAGGCTCGGCACCCCGGCCTCGTCCGGCGGGCCGCCGGCGAGTGTCTTGACGATCCAGGCCTGGTCCGCGGGTGACAGCGCCAAGCGCTCACCGGCGCGGCGGCCACGCCGGCGCGGGCGGAACGCCTCCTCGCCCTCGGCGTGGTAGGCGCGCACCCACTTGCCGACGGCTTTCCGGGACACCCCGAACTGCCGGGCGGTGTGCGACTGCGTGAGACCGGACTCGACAGCGGCGACCGCTTGCCGGCGGAGCCGTTCGAGCGCGTCGGCGCACAGGCTTCGCGCACCGGCGCTGCTCGCCGGATGATCAAGGTCCATCGTGGTCCCCATCTCGAAGTCGGCGCGTGCCGGCGGCACGCGAATTACCGCACCGCCGAACCCGGCCGTGCCGGCGGGCTGAACCGCGCGCCACAGAATCCGCGCGTTTATTCCGCCCTCTTTCCGGCTTGCGGCGCGATGGCGTAGATCGATTCGGCCAATAGTGCCGGACCCCGTGTCGATTATGCTACCGGCGCGTTACGGGCACATAACAAAGGGGACCATTATGTGTCCTTCGCGTGCCTGACGATGAGTTTTCGAATCAATTCCCGATAACCGGCCAAGGCAAAGGATCGCCATTCGATTGTCCAGGCACCGCAAGGTTTCTCCTGGTCAAAAACGATCAAGTCACCCGAGGGCCGTGTAACCAGTTTGACCTAAAACGCATAGTCCTGCCATCTCGGAGATTCTTGGGCCACACCACCACAAGTACCTTGGTGACCTGCGCGAATGAGCGTCAGGTGCGGTATTTCCCGCAGATGAACCGCTTCTGCGGCGTCGCCGGCGCCACACTGGCCCGGAGCCCGCCGGACGTGCCACTATCTCCCACTGGAAAGTTCGCACATTCACGGGCCCGACACCTGAGAACAAGCCAAGAACCGATTCCGCCTCGCGAGATTGTCGTGACAGCCCCGCCGCGACGGCCGTTGTGCGACGACCGTGGTGCCGGGCTCTTACGTGGACCGCGGCCACTCCCCCAGACGACCTCGAAGGACACTATGCGCGCAGTAGTCAAAGCCGGAACCGTGGTGGCGGCGGCGGTGGCCGGTGTGGCCGTGTGGTCACTGGGCCCGGCGGCGCTGAACCAGCTCGGCGACGACGCCAGTGCGATCGCGACCAGTCGTTCCCCCGCGCCGGCAACGGCGGCACCGGCACCGGGTCCGCCCGCCGCTGCGCCGGCGGATGCTCCGCCGCCCGGCGCCACCGGCCCGAACGGCATCCCGTCCCCCGGGCGCGGACCGGTCCCGGTGGCGACCGGGCCGGGCGCCGCCCCGGCGCCCGGGAGCCCGACGACGCCGGCTCGGCCAGGCCTGCCGACGGCGGAACCGCCGCCGTCTCCGCCCGGGGAGACTCCGCCACCCAGCATTCCACCGCCCAGTACTCAGCCACCCGGCACTCAGCCGCCGGCCGAGCCGCCTTCGACGCCGCCGGTCCCGCCGCCGATGGACCCCCCGCAGCTCCCGGCGCCCGAGGGGTGCACTACCGGTGACCCGGTCGGCTCGGTCATCTGCATCGTGCTCGACCTCCTGTGAGGAGTCGCGGGCGGCGCGCCGGCGGGAGATCCCGTTCCGCAGCGCGATGGCGAGGTGGATCCTGAGCTCCTCCGCACGACTGTCCACTCTGGAGGGTGCGGCCGCCGTCGACGGGCCGGGTGGCGGGGAGGTATCGCAGACGGAACGCAGAGGGAACACCGCTCGGCACGATGAGCCCGGTTGGCGGCGGCAGCGAGGAGGGACACCGTGGGCAGAGCGGGCGGCAGGACGGGAAGACGGGTCGTGCGAGCGCCGTGGCCACCGGCGGCCGGTGCCACCTCGGACCGGGGAGCGGGCCGGTGAGCACCGACCGGTCGGTGCTCGCCCTTCCCGAGTTCTCCCCGGTGACCGGGACGGCGGAGCGGGTGCCGTGCGAGCGGTGCCGCGCGGGCGAAGCCGCCGAGATCGATCCGCGCCGGCAGTTGAGCGGTCTCGACGCGATGATCCTGGAAGCGGTCGCGACGGGGGTGTCGAGTGTGCGGATCGCCTCGCGCCTCTACATCAGCCGGCAGGCGGTCGACTATCACATCAAAGGCATGCAGCGCCAGTTGAACGCCGTCAACCGGGCCGAGCTGGTTTCGCGGGCGCATGTGGCCGGGATACTCGACATCGGCCGCTGGCCACCGAAAGTACCGCCGGGCTTCATCCTCGAGGAGTCGCGGGGTCTCTACCGGCCCGTCCCGTGACTCCGCCCAGGTCTGCCCGATAGACCCGGCCCGGATGCACTGTTCAGCTCTGGTGAAGGCCGAGTGCTTACCGGTAACGTCGGCTGACGGCGGCTGGTAGCCCGCCGGCGCGGGACTGAGGACGTTCAAACGGCTGTGGGAGAATGGTGGCGGCCAAATTGCTGCGTGAGTCGCGAATCGGCACCGGTGGTTCCCGGGGGCGGCGGTCTCGGGACCGGTGTTCCCCCGGGCCACTCGGCGGTCCGGTCCGGTCCGGCGCGGGCGTCGCGGAAAGAAGTGCACTACTGGTTGCCGCCGAGTGAATTTCACCGTGTTTGTGATTAATCCCGGTACGGCGGGCCGCTCGTTCCCGGGCCTCGACCCGGTCTTGAATCGCTTCGCGGAATGCTTTCGCGTGCGGGCCGGCACCAGGTGCGCGGGATGAGCAGCGCTCAGCGAGCCGAATCGCCACTGCGCATCAACGTCCTGGGGAGCGTCGAATGCTGGGACGGCGACGAACGCGTCCATCTGGGCGGGCTCATCCAGGAGCGGGTGCTGGCCGCGCTGGTGCTGGAGGCGGGCCGGGTGCTCAGCGTCTCCCAGCTCGTCGACGCGGTGTGGGAAGACGTTCCGCCCGCGACCGCCGCCCACCAGGTGCGCAAGGCGGTGGCCCGGCTGCGCCAGATCATCCCGGGCGGGGGCGGGCTGATCATCACCCAGGCCTCCGGCTACCGCGTGTCGGCCGACGCGGCCCAGCTCGACGTCAAGCAGTTCTCCGCGCTGCTGGACCAGGCCCGGGCGGAGCTGGCGGACCGGCGCGCCGGCGAAGCGGTGGAGCACCTGGAAGGCGCGCTCGCGCTGTGGCGGGGGACGGTGCTCTCGGGCGACGGCGGGGAACCGATCAGGGCGGCCGGCACCGCGTTGCTGGAACGGCGGGCCGCGGCGATCGAGCAGCTCATCGACCTGCGCCTGGCCCGGGGGGAAACGGCCGAGCTGGTCGGGGAGCTGCGGGCCTACGTCGCCGCATACCCGTTGCAGGAGCGGCTCCGCGGCCAGCTGATGCTCGCGCTGTTCCGGTCCGGCCGGCAGGCGGACGCGCTGGAGGAGTTCGAGCGGGTGCGGGCCCTGCTGTCCGAGGACCTGGGCATCGACCCCGGCAGCGACCTCACCCGGCTGCACGAGCGGATCCTGCGCAACGATCCCGCCCTCGCCCGCCCCGTCCCCGAAGCCGGGCCGCGGCCGGTGGCCGAGGTGCCCGCCGGCCCGCCCGCGGCGGCCCACGCGCTGCCCCATGACCTGCCGGACTTCGTCGGACGCGAGCGGGAGCTCGACCACCTCCGGTCGTACCTCGAAACCGCGTCCTCGCAGGGGCCGCGGATCGTCGCGATCGACGGGATGGGCGGGGTCGGCAAGACCTCTTTCGCCGTGCGGGCCGCGTATTCGGTGTCCGGCCGGTACCCCGACGGCCAGCTCTACCTCGACCTGCACGGCTTCACCCCGGCCGGGCAGCCGATGACCGCGCCCGCCGCCGCCGAAGCCCTGCTGCGGATGCTCGGCACCCCGGTCGACCACCTGCCGGACGGCGCCTCGGTGCGGCTCAACCTGTGGCGGGCGACGATCGCCGAGAAGAGCGTGGTCCTCCTGCTGGACAACGTGTCCGACGTCGCCCAGGTGCTGCCGCTGCTGCCGCCGAACTCGGAGTGCCTGGTGCTGATCACCAGCCGCACCCGGCTGGTCGACCTCGACGGGGTGCTCTGGATCTCGCTCGGCACGATGACCGACGAGGACAGCGCCGCCATGGCCAGCGCGGTGCTGACCAGCCAGCGCACGGCCGTGGAGCCGGAGGCGCTGGCCGAGCTGATCGAGCTGTGCGGGCACCTGCCGCTGGCCATCCGGATCGCCCTCAGCCGGCTGGCGAACCGGCCGCGGTGGTCGATCGGCTACCTGGTCGACCGGATGAGCGACGAGTCCCGCCGGCTCGACGAACTGCGCTCGGGCGAGCGCGGGGTCGAGCTGACGCTCAAGATCTCCTACGAGGGCCTCAAGGCCAAGGACCGCGAGGCCTTCCGCCTGCTGGGCCTGCATCCGGGCCGCGACATCGATGTCCACTCGGCCGCCGCGCTGCTGGGCACCTCACCCGAGGAGGCCGAGGCCACCCTCGAAGTGCTCCTCGACGCGCACATGCTGCAGCAGTACGAGTTCGGCTACTACCGGTTCCACGACCTGGTGCGCAGCTTCGTGCACCGCCTCCTGCGGGTGGCCGGCCAGTCCGCGGGCGGGGACATCTCGCCGGCGCTGGGCCGCCTGCTCGACTACCTGGTGTGCGCCAGCGACCAGGTCTGCGACCTGCTCTTCGCCGGCCGCCTGAGCGTGCCGGCCGGAGGGATCGGCCGCCAGGCCGTGCCGCCGGAGCTGGACGAGCCCGAGCAGGCCCGGAAGTGGCTGGAGCGGGAACGGACGACGCTCTTGGCCGCGGCGGTGCTCGCCCACGAGCAAGGACTCGACCGGCACGTCACCCTGCTCGCGCGCAACGTCGTGTTCCAGCTGGACGCGGCCGGGCTGTACAGCGAGTTCGCCGAGGCCAGCCAGCTCGCCGTGGCGTCCTCCCGCCGGCTGGGCGAACCGGAGCTGCTGCGGCTGAGCCTGTCGAACCTGGCCGTGGCCAACTGGAAGCTGGGGCGGTTCGACGCAGGGATCGCCGCTTCCTCGGAGGCGCTGAAGATCGCCGACGACCTCGGCGACCGGCGTGGCTTCGCGAAGGACACCGGCATGCTCGGCCTGTTCAAGGGGACCACCGGCCAGTTCGACGAGGCGCTGGGGCTGCTGCGGGAGTCGATCCGCCTGAAACGCGAGCTCGGCGCCGCCCGGACGGAGGCCGAATCCCTGGTGAACCTCAGCTCCCTCTACGAGCAGTGGGGGCGGTACCCGGAGGCGGTGGAGGCAGCCGGCCAGGCACTGGCCCTCGATCTCGAACTGGACATCCGCGAGCACCAGATCGTCGCCAGGGCGGACCTGGCCCTCGCTTACCTCGGGGTGCACGCGGACGAGGAGGCCGACGAGCAGCTGGCCCGCGACCGGGAGCTGGTCGAGGACTTCGGCGCGGCCGGTGAGGTGGCGATGGTCTTCGCGTTGTCCGCGCTGACCAACCAGCGGCTGGGACGCCACGAGGAGGCCGCCCGGTACGCGGAGATCGTCCGCGAACACCGGCGTGAGCACTGGAACCCCACCCGGCAGGTGGTCATCGACAACATCCTCGGCAAGCTGTACCGCGCCCAGGGCAACGACTCGGACGCGGCCCTGCTCCACGAGGCCGCCCGTACGGTCGCGGCTTCCATCGGCTACCGCGTCGAAGAGGCGCGGGCGCTGCTCGGGCTCGGGGCGGCCGAATCGGCCCTCGGCCGGACCGAGGAGGGGCAGCGGCACCAGCGGCGCGCGGAGGAGATCTTCACCGAGCTGGGCGTGCCACCGGACGCCCGCTCGTGATCGTCGCGCCGGCCGCTCGCACACATCGAGGGCCGGCGTCCGGAGCTTCGCACCAGGGAGTTCCGAAACCCGGCCGGCCCGGTGGCTCCGCCCGACCGGCGGAGCCGCCCCGCCGCCGGTCACCTGGCGCGCACCCGGAATAAGCGGTTTGCAAGCAGCGCGGGTGCTCTCATGGATCCAGGCGGCTTGGCTCGTCCGGCGGTGACCCGGGCGGACAGCGATCAGACAGCGCGCCAGGGAACACTTGTACCGCGGGTGGCGGCCCGGCGACTTCGGGCAGCTGCCGGCCCAACTGTGGAGAACACGATGTCACGGAGGCAAACGAGCCGATCAGCGAGGATTCGCGGACCAGAGGAGGTGTCGTGATGGGGCGCGCCGCCGGGGACTCGAGCGCCGCCCGCCTGCTCCTGGTCTTCCCGGAGCCCGCGCTGGTGCGCAAGGCCGCGCGGACGGGCCTGGACGTCCACGTCGTGCTGGGCCCCGAGGACCGGGCCGGGGACTTCCCGGTGCCCGGCGACCACGTGATCCGCGCGGACGGGCGAAGCAGCCGCGAGGCGGAGCCGGTGATCCGCCGGTTCATCGGCTCCCACCACGATACCCACGTTCTCGACGGTGAAGGCTTCCCGTTGTACGGGCCCCCACCGGAGACGGGATCGGAAGCCGCCGGGGCCCCGTACGTACTCGCCGACTTCGATGCCTTCCGGAACGCGATGGCGCTGAACAAGCAGCCCGCGGCGGCCGGGCAGGCGGTCGCGACGGCGGACGAGGTACCGGCGGCGGTCGCCGGCCTGGACTGGCAGGCGGTGATCCGGACGGGCCAGGACGAGGAGGCCGTCCGGTCCGACGCGGACGTCGAGGAGTGGCTGCGGACCCACGGGCCGGGCTCCGGCCCGTTCACGGTCGAGCCGCTCCCGCCGGGCCCCGAGGTGATCGTCACGACGCTGACGGTCGACGGGATGCACCGCGTCGTCGGGATCACCGAACGGGTCCCGGAGGCCGGGATTCGGTCCTACGTCTACCCGGCGAGCGTGTCCGAGGCCGCCACGGCCCAGGCCAGGGCCGCCGTCACCGGCATGCTCGACCTGGCCGGATACGAGTTCGGGCCCGCGCAGACCCGGGTCGTGCTGACCGGCCGGGAGCCCCGCATCCTGTGTTCGCAGCCGTGTTTCAGCATCGACCGGGTCGCGGACCTGATCGAGACCGCCACCGGGTTCGACCTCCGGACCGAGCTGTTCCGCACCCTGGCGGGGGCGCCCCTGCAGCCGCCACGCCCGCGGTGGTTCGCGGCGGCGCGGTTCTCCCGGGTATCCGGTTCCCCCGCTCAGGAACCGGAATCCTGCGTGCTCGCGGAAGGCCCTTCGCCGGAGGCTGTTCGTGTCCGGCTCGACGAGGCGGCCGCGCCGGTAAGCTGAGTGAACCCGCGGGGGAAGTCCGCTTCCCCCGCGGTTCCCGGCCCGGGGTATCGCAGACGGAACCCAGCGGTATCGCGACTCCCCATGATTGGTGTCAAGACGAAGAACGGACACGAGGAGCGACACCATGCGCGAAGAAATCAGTGAAGAGACGGTCACTTCCCGGACACGCGCCGGCCGGCGGCTGCGGGGGATGGTGGCCGTGGCCGCACTGGTCGCGATGGCCGGTGCCGGGTACCACGGCGTCACGCACGAGGTATCCGGCGGGGCCGGTGCCGTCGCCGCTTCCAGCGCCGGCCGGATGCCGGGCCTCGACTCCGGCTCGGGCTCCGGCGAGGGCCCCAACCACTGACCCGGCCTCCCGCCGTGGTTGTCCACTGTGGACGGTTCAAGCCCGGCCGGGCGGAGAACCGGATCCGCGCCGGTACCGCCGATCGGATGAACGCGTTCGTGCGAGGCGGGGCCGATGCGGCGCCCGGTCCCGGCGATCCCCGGTGATCACCCCCGGGTTCCCGGCCGGGGCGTGCCGAAGACCGGCGAAACAGCCGCCTGGCTCATTTCCACCATTCCGCCACCCGATCGACCCGGGTTTCCCCGTGCGCCCGGAAAAGCGGGAACCCGCCGTTCCGCATCGAGGGCACCGGCAGAGCGGATGGTCCACATCGGACCGCGGTGATCGCCGATCACGTGGTCCGAGCGCGGCCCAGCGGTGGCCAGAGCACCTCGTCCCGAGGTGCGGACCCGAGGAGACTCCATGCCGGAACGCACCCCCGGTCCTTGCGCCGATCCCGGAGGAGCGTGAACCATGACCCACGACTTGAGCTTCGAGATCCTCGGCCCGACCCGCCTCGTCGTCGACGGCCGCCCCCAGGCGATCCGGTCGCGGAACCTGTCGGTCATCCTGACCACCCTGCTGGTCCGGAGTGGCCGCGTGGTCAGCGTCGAGGAGCTGATCGGCGAGGTGTGGCACCAGCCGCCACGGCGGGCCCGGGAAGCCATCTACGTCTACATCTCCAGGCTGCGGGACCAGATCGGGAACGGGGTCGTCGACAGCCAGTTCCCCGGCTACACCCTGCCGGTCCGCGGTCAGCAGCTGGACGTGCAGCTGTTCGGCCGGTATCGGGCCGACGGCCATCTCAGCATGGCCAACGGTGATCACGAGGGGGCGGCGCGGGCATGGCGTGGCGCGCTCGCCCTGCACCGGGGCAGCCTGGTCGGGGGCGTGTACCCGGGGCCGATCCTCAGCTCGTTCGATTCCTGGCTGCGGCAGTCGCGCACCGAATGCGTGGAACTCGCCGCGTGGGCACAGCTCAGCGCCGGCCTGCACCACGAGGCCATC
This genomic interval carries:
- a CDS encoding AfsR/SARP family transcriptional regulator, which encodes MTHDLSFEILGPTRLVVDGRPQAIRSRNLSVILTTLLVRSGRVVSVEELIGEVWHQPPRRAREAIYVYISRLRDQIGNGVVDSQFPGYTLPVRGQQLDVQLFGRYRADGHLSMANGDHEGAARAWRGALALHRGSLVGGVYPGPILSSFDSWLRQSRTECVELAAWAQLSAGLHHEAIGFLTQQLPQDPLNEILHQQLMLALLLARHRAQALRVFGNACRAFSDRLGLEPGGDLVKVHDIVRSDDVGRAKRAISSAVASRLSSHRSPLAS
- a CDS encoding helix-turn-helix transcriptional regulator produces the protein MSTDRSVLALPEFSPVTGTAERVPCERCRAGEAAEIDPRRQLSGLDAMILEAVATGVSSVRIASRLYISRQAVDYHIKGMQRQLNAVNRAELVSRAHVAGILDIGRWPPKVPPGFILEESRGLYRPVP
- a CDS encoding helix-turn-helix domain-containing protein, with translation MNARDARSLSAEALEVLRRRAVAAVASGVSRTEVARLFGVSRKTVGAWVAAHESMGDASFRPARRGRRPGEQLALSPAQQAWTVRTVVGNTPDDLGLPHRLWNAQAIVELVNREFRILLSPATASKYLIRWGLIEDRRALDAKRGRSASPVPRTRMQDFRGNGWIVDGAVMWLAWTRPHTPPGAKPMPVTNGQNLMSGFRDYFGEVNVLVAWSNRGVVQFQARRGSFDARQATDFVARLLAQVGRGLNIIIAGWPAQHYELIRTWPEQHGAGISVQFALG
- a CDS encoding helix-turn-helix domain-containing protein; the protein is MPPARADFEMGTTMDLDHPASSAGARSLCADALERLRRQAVAAVESGLTQSHTARQFGVSRKAVGKWVRAYHAEGEEAFRPRRRGRRAGERLALSPADQAWIVKTLAGGPPDEAGVPSLLWTRRAVAELVRRQFGISLSGSTIDQYLERWELFDRAAAAAHPRRSETLLLGWVRPLPPGAAERVNALVAVTSRGMLFFLASEQPFTADQLTQFRHRLRVQLAADVGLLVYSWPPMYREALARWQLDTPDIVAR
- a CDS encoding PDR/VanB family oxidoreductase produces the protein MTLNTLPGTEVHLEVLLARKESIADNVVRLTLRHPEGEALPAWEPGAHIDLVLRPDLVRQYSLCGDPRDRSVLEIAVLRERDGRGGSAFVHNELFDGDRLRIRGPRNHFKLVDAARYLFIAGGIGITPIVPMIAEADERGADWELCYGGRARSSMAFGPELSRKYGDRVVLRPQNEAGPLDLDDLLGYPEEDTAVYCCGPEPLMAAVEQRCHAWPQGALHVERFAPAEGADSGPRGRFDVELARSGVTVTVPPGKSILEVCEDIGMPVFSSCRQGTCGTCETPVLEGVPDHRDSVLTADEQAAGDTMMICVSRACGKRLVLDL
- a CDS encoding AfsR/SARP family transcriptional regulator yields the protein MSSAQRAESPLRINVLGSVECWDGDERVHLGGLIQERVLAALVLEAGRVLSVSQLVDAVWEDVPPATAAHQVRKAVARLRQIIPGGGGLIITQASGYRVSADAAQLDVKQFSALLDQARAELADRRAGEAVEHLEGALALWRGTVLSGDGGEPIRAAGTALLERRAAAIEQLIDLRLARGETAELVGELRAYVAAYPLQERLRGQLMLALFRSGRQADALEEFERVRALLSEDLGIDPGSDLTRLHERILRNDPALARPVPEAGPRPVAEVPAGPPAAAHALPHDLPDFVGRERELDHLRSYLETASSQGPRIVAIDGMGGVGKTSFAVRAAYSVSGRYPDGQLYLDLHGFTPAGQPMTAPAAAEALLRMLGTPVDHLPDGASVRLNLWRATIAEKSVVLLLDNVSDVAQVLPLLPPNSECLVLITSRTRLVDLDGVLWISLGTMTDEDSAAMASAVLTSQRTAVEPEALAELIELCGHLPLAIRIALSRLANRPRWSIGYLVDRMSDESRRLDELRSGERGVELTLKISYEGLKAKDREAFRLLGLHPGRDIDVHSAAALLGTSPEEAEATLEVLLDAHMLQQYEFGYYRFHDLVRSFVHRLLRVAGQSAGGDISPALGRLLDYLVCASDQVCDLLFAGRLSVPAGGIGRQAVPPELDEPEQARKWLERERTTLLAAAVLAHEQGLDRHVTLLARNVVFQLDAAGLYSEFAEASQLAVASSRRLGEPELLRLSLSNLAVANWKLGRFDAGIAASSEALKIADDLGDRRGFAKDTGMLGLFKGTTGQFDEALGLLRESIRLKRELGAARTEAESLVNLSSLYEQWGRYPEAVEAAGQALALDLELDIREHQIVARADLALAYLGVHADEEADEQLARDRELVEDFGAAGEVAMVFALSALTNQRLGRHEEAARYAEIVREHRREHWNPTRQVVIDNILGKLYRAQGNDSDAALLHEAARTVAASIGYRVEEARALLGLGAAESALGRTEEGQRHQRRAEEIFTELGVPPDARS